Proteins encoded in a region of the Pocillopora verrucosa isolate sample1 chromosome 11, ASM3666991v2, whole genome shotgun sequence genome:
- the LOC131783575 gene encoding uncharacterized protein isoform X1 translates to MFNNLFGGGMQSDESGFRARKNRHKPDHPRDQTYFETLQSSTSSDESTNLAIFYWLSDYTGTRKNRCKPDKEDDGDQTPSESLQVQYYSHGDTYTREQHILPCWLSTSTYMRKDHATLGLSPWQLPGHILPFWLATSTYMRKDHATLGLSPWQLLGRRVIHPIDDFLNELLWTGVRDTKLPNRTYLIASIKSKDGEDIFNKRFKNEPFRKHAEAVMLCDRDFRHAVSVHHDIEITLTLNYSPCSNCADELKTFYEKNRNIRSPIIQFSFLYRIEEEKNQHGLRNLREAGITLQAMNANSWREVGIDLELMALEGKEIITERDEDQADMLNKVLSTYESEHDQDTSNDDELSSLFQSRLTFL, encoded by the exons ATGTTCAACAATCTATTTGGAGGGGGAATGCAAAGTGATGAAAGTGGCTTTC GTGCCCGGAAAAATAGACACAAGCCAGACCACCCTCGAGATCAGACTTATTTCGAAACTTTACAG AGCTCCACATCGAGCGATGAAAGCACGAATTTAGCCATTTTTTATTGGCTCTCAGACTACACAGGTACCCGGAAAAATAGATGTAAGCCAGACAAAGAGGACGATGGAGATCAGACTCCTTCGGAAAGTTTACAG GTTCAGTATTATAGCCACGGTGACACGTACACGCGCGAGCAACATATTCTGCCATGTTGGCTCTCTACTAGTACGTACATGCGAAAAGATCACGCAACGCTTGGGTTATCACCATGGCAACTACCTGGACATATTCTGCCATTTTGGCTCGCTACTAGTACGTACATGCGAAAAGATCACGCAACGCTTGGGTTATCACCATGGCAACTACTTGGACGGCGAGTTATCCATCCGATAG aCGATTTCTTGAATGAATTACTTTGGACTGGAGTCAGAGATACAAAATTGCCAAATCGTACCTACCTCATCGCTTCTATCAAATCCAAAGACGGAGAAGACATTTTCAATAAGCGCTTCAAAAACGAACCTTTTCGAAAACATGCAGAAGCAGTAATGCTTTGCGATCGTGACTTTCGTCACGCAGTATCTGTTCATCATGACATTGAAATCACTCTGACTTTAAACTACTCACCCTGTAGTAACTGTGCAgatgaattaaaaacattttatgaaaaGAACAGAAATATCAGAAGTCCCATCATCCAGTTTTCATTCTTATATCGtatagaagaagaaaaaaatcaacatggCCTCCGAAACCTAAGGGAAGCAGGTATAACCTTACAAGCTATGAATGCAAACTCGTGGCGTGAAGTTGGAATTGACCTTGAGTTGATGGCTTTAGAAGGTAAAGAAATAATAACGGAAAGAGACGAAGACCAGGCCGATATGCTAAATAAAGTGCTCTCTACATATGAAAGCGAGCATGATCAAGACACCTCTAATGATGATGAATTGTCTTCACTATTCCAATCGCGGTTAACATTTTTGTGA
- the LOC131783770 gene encoding uncharacterized protein, whose protein sequence is MLAVSFIGKKFCCDAQVEVANQVENSGLQLNLKVRETCRQFIKTPEPVLATLHVSLNNGRREDVNKCKELLSFLKEQVLPKTVKLISLKRIKKIKDKDKSNGGNILGCIWPGKSKKRKEENKKRCTRDTESYPQTSVVGSSIKLDSTSLHENHTAGILATPSVTCANLTRIEKVESNDDILEEDKNPSIAKLKNISDENLSLNYLDEGKLGKTEKAVVETSYDNLTTSFATKERNKIVKRNTTSCFGIKRSRKLGTGKWHLSERGLQRVQNLKQDARSKNTASPTMIVEHNLSEQTKRDLEQFAAQYVGKICELALTRKTKESCREFAKIYVENVLTLAKNRISELENLKRHEQNVRCEEKCSLEVEDHPSFSKVWKYSQALAEGHDFSEARTTVKDIAVNGAELGTSSEHLRSNDGDIINDCQTGDFEREIINLASSSDDSLSENSPSSSSESVEFHTQCTRERGEPIPPCEIENEAKVHYAFENMESGKLADENYGFPPQAGKEDGNYSLEALGISSTPTKEGEELPPGKTGQGKLATRMQRTGNQPEPSCGRRRPFYKRTVSESQASERKQWNYTQPGDDDMQVTSNLNPSGWPGNTPPKFVRSPSCPDVTEDDVFIESILSHHGDVYDSLAQRTWTILHVHELWNGGKPMDAMKACIELTGMVDFEKSLGATPKPSTPYTLMSRDYALFLNILQQLPSSCAMWTLDLCELVLPKLKGFISTQHHSSHVEMACSVVHVVLKKVAVVVRRTSKGTKDKEKEQKIKVCTSELKDIKDMTSDVIHAVKAGKKNNTEDPVSMKLVLKELQLALGTFLSSASAS, encoded by the exons ATGCTAGCAGTTTCCTTCATAGGCAAGAAATTCTGCTGCGATGCTCAAGTCGAG GTTGCGAATCAAGTCGAAAACAGTGGATTGCAGCTTAACCTGAAAGTTCGTGAGACATGTCGACAGTTTATCAAGACACCCGAGCCGGTTCTCGCTACACTTCATGTAAGCCTCAATAATGGGCGAAGGGAGGACGTCAACAAGTGCAAAGAACTACTTTCTTTTCTAAAAGAGCAAGTCCTGCCAAAGACTGTAAAACTGATAAGtttaaagagaattaaaaaaatcaaagataaagACAAGAGCAATGGTGGAAATATTTTAGGCTGCATATGGCCAGGAAAGTCAAAGAAAAG GAAagaagagaacaagaaaagatgCACGCGAG ATACAGAGAGTTATCCTCAAACATCTGTCGTCGGCTCTAGCATCAAACTCGATAGTACCAGTCTGCACGAGAACCACACGGCGGGCATTTTGGCCACACCCTCAGTCACATGTGCAAATCTGACACGAATAGAAAAAGTTGAATCTAACGACGACATCCTTGAAGAAGACAAGAACCCTTCAATAGCAAAACTGAAGAACATTTCTGATGAAAATCTATCATTGAATTATCTTGATGAAGGAAAATTAGGAAAGACCGAAAAGGCGGTGGTTGAGACTTCCTACGACAACCTCACCACTTCCTTtgcaacaaaagaaaggaataaaattGTGAAGCGCAATACCACGAGCTGCTTTGGAATCAAGCGATCACGGAAACTGGGCACTGGTAAATGGCACTTGAGCGAGAGAGGTCTGCAACGCgtgcaaaatttgaaacaagacGCTCGATCCAAAAACACTGCAAGTCCTACAATGATTGTAGAGCATAACCTGAGTGAGCAGACGAAACGTGATCTGGAACAATTTGCAGCTCAATACGTTGGCAAAATTTGTGAATTAGCACTTACAAGGAAAACGAAGGAAAGCTGCCGGGAATTTGCAAAGATTTATGTCGAGAACGTGCTTACCCTGGCTAAGAACAGAATTTCTGAATTAGAAAATTTGAAGCGTCATGAACAAAACGTACGCTGTGAAGAAAAGTGTAGTTTAGAGGTTGAAGACCACCCCAGCTTCAGTAAGGTATGGAAATATTCTCAAGCTCTCGCTGAAGGCCATGATTTCTCTGAGGCACGGACAACAGTGAAGGACATAGCAGTGAATGGCGCAGAACTTGGCACATCTTCGGAACATTTACGCAGTAATGACGGAGACATTATAAACGATTGTCAAACTGGAGATTTTGAGCGTGAAATTATAAACTTAGCGTCGTCAAGCGATGACAGCCTCTCAGAGAATTCCCCAAGTTCCTCTAGTGAGTCGGTAGAGTTTCATACACAGTGCACACGAGAAAGAGGCGAACCAATTCCACCATGCGAAATCGAGAACGAGGCAAAAGTTCACTATGCGTTTGAAAATATGGAGAGCGGAAAATTAGCTGACGAGAATTACGGGTTCCCTCCACAAGCAGGTAAAGAAGATGGCAATTATTCTCTTGAAGCACTAGGAATTTCTTCTACGCCCACAAAGGAAGGGGAAGAACTGCCACCTGGAAAAACAGGACAAGGAAAATTAGCCACCAGGATGCAAAGGACTGGTAACCAACCTGAACCCAGCTGCGGTCGAAGAAGGCCCTTTTATAAAAGGACTGTATCGGAGTCTCAAGCCTCTGAGAGGAAACAGTGGAACTATACACAGCCTGGTGACGACGATATGCAGGTGACAAGTAATTTGAATCCATCTGGCTGGCCAGGTAACACCCCACCAAAGTTTGTTCGATCACCTTCGTGTCCGGATGTAACCGAG GATGATGTATTTATTGAAAGCATTCTGAGCCATCATGGAGACGTTTACGACTCACTCGCCCAAAGGACCTGG ACAATACTTCACGTCCATGAGTTGTGGAATGGCGGAAAACCCATGGACGCCATGAAAGCTTGTATCGAGTTGACAGGAATGGTGGACTTTGAGAAGAGTCTGGGCGCCACACCAAAGCCGAGCACTCCCTATACGCTCATGTCACGTGATTATGCATTGTTTCTAAATATTCTGCAACAGTTACCGAGCAGCTg CGCCATGTGGACTCTTGATCTCTGTGAGCTCGTCCTTCCAAAGCTAAAGGGATTTATTTCCACTCAACATCATTCAAG CCACGTGGAAATGGCATGTAGTGTTGTCCATGTTGTATTAAAGAAAGTCGCGGTGGTGGTTCGACGGACATCAAAGG gaactaaagacaaagaaaaggaacaaaagatcAAAGTCTGCACAAGCGAGTTGAAAGACATCAAAGATATGACCAGTGACGTCATACACGCAGTGAAAGCCGGGAAGAAAAACAATACGGAAGATCCTGTATCTATGAAACTGGTGCTGAAGGAACTTCAGTTAGCTTTAGGAACATTTTTAAGCAGTGCGAGCGCAAGTTGA
- the LOC131783575 gene encoding uncharacterized protein isoform X4: protein MRKDHATLGLSPWQLPGHILPFWLATSTYMRKDHATLGLSPWQLLGRRVIHPIDDFLNELLWTGVRDTKLPNRTYLIASIKSKDGEDIFNKRFKNEPFRKHAEAVMLCDRDFRHAVSVHHDIEITLTLNYSPCSNCADELKTFYEKNRNIRSPIIQFSFLYRIEEEKNQHGLRNLREAGITLQAMNANSWREVGIDLELMALEGKEIITERDEDQADMLNKVLSTYESEHDQDTSNDDELSSLFQSRLTFL from the exons ATGCGAAAAGATCACGCAACGCTTGGGTTATCACCATGGCAACTACCTGGACATATTCTGCCATTTTGGCTCGCTACTAGTACGTACATGCGAAAAGATCACGCAACGCTTGGGTTATCACCATGGCAACTACTTGGACGGCGAGTTATCCATCCGATAG aCGATTTCTTGAATGAATTACTTTGGACTGGAGTCAGAGATACAAAATTGCCAAATCGTACCTACCTCATCGCTTCTATCAAATCCAAAGACGGAGAAGACATTTTCAATAAGCGCTTCAAAAACGAACCTTTTCGAAAACATGCAGAAGCAGTAATGCTTTGCGATCGTGACTTTCGTCACGCAGTATCTGTTCATCATGACATTGAAATCACTCTGACTTTAAACTACTCACCCTGTAGTAACTGTGCAgatgaattaaaaacattttatgaaaaGAACAGAAATATCAGAAGTCCCATCATCCAGTTTTCATTCTTATATCGtatagaagaagaaaaaaatcaacatggCCTCCGAAACCTAAGGGAAGCAGGTATAACCTTACAAGCTATGAATGCAAACTCGTGGCGTGAAGTTGGAATTGACCTTGAGTTGATGGCTTTAGAAGGTAAAGAAATAATAACGGAAAGAGACGAAGACCAGGCCGATATGCTAAATAAAGTGCTCTCTACATATGAAAGCGAGCATGATCAAGACACCTCTAATGATGATGAATTGTCTTCACTATTCCAATCGCGGTTAACATTTTTGTGA
- the LOC131783575 gene encoding uncharacterized protein isoform X3 has translation MAGAFHEGARKNRHKPDHPRDQTYFETLQSSTSSDESTNLAIFYWLSDYTGTRKNRCKPDKEDDGDQTPSESLQVQYYSHGDTYTREQHILPCWLSTSTYMRKDHATLGLSPWQLPGHILPFWLATSTYMRKDHATLGLSPWQLLGRRVIHPIDDFLNELLWTGVRDTKLPNRTYLIASIKSKDGEDIFNKRFKNEPFRKHAEAVMLCDRDFRHAVSVHHDIEITLTLNYSPCSNCADELKTFYEKNRNIRSPIIQFSFLYRIEEEKNQHGLRNLREAGITLQAMNANSWREVGIDLELMALEGKEIITERDEDQADMLNKVLSTYESEHDQDTSNDDELSSLFQSRLTFL, from the exons ATGGCAGGAGCATTTCATGAAG GTGCCCGGAAAAATAGACACAAGCCAGACCACCCTCGAGATCAGACTTATTTCGAAACTTTACAG AGCTCCACATCGAGCGATGAAAGCACGAATTTAGCCATTTTTTATTGGCTCTCAGACTACACAGGTACCCGGAAAAATAGATGTAAGCCAGACAAAGAGGACGATGGAGATCAGACTCCTTCGGAAAGTTTACAG GTTCAGTATTATAGCCACGGTGACACGTACACGCGCGAGCAACATATTCTGCCATGTTGGCTCTCTACTAGTACGTACATGCGAAAAGATCACGCAACGCTTGGGTTATCACCATGGCAACTACCTGGACATATTCTGCCATTTTGGCTCGCTACTAGTACGTACATGCGAAAAGATCACGCAACGCTTGGGTTATCACCATGGCAACTACTTGGACGGCGAGTTATCCATCCGATAG aCGATTTCTTGAATGAATTACTTTGGACTGGAGTCAGAGATACAAAATTGCCAAATCGTACCTACCTCATCGCTTCTATCAAATCCAAAGACGGAGAAGACATTTTCAATAAGCGCTTCAAAAACGAACCTTTTCGAAAACATGCAGAAGCAGTAATGCTTTGCGATCGTGACTTTCGTCACGCAGTATCTGTTCATCATGACATTGAAATCACTCTGACTTTAAACTACTCACCCTGTAGTAACTGTGCAgatgaattaaaaacattttatgaaaaGAACAGAAATATCAGAAGTCCCATCATCCAGTTTTCATTCTTATATCGtatagaagaagaaaaaaatcaacatggCCTCCGAAACCTAAGGGAAGCAGGTATAACCTTACAAGCTATGAATGCAAACTCGTGGCGTGAAGTTGGAATTGACCTTGAGTTGATGGCTTTAGAAGGTAAAGAAATAATAACGGAAAGAGACGAAGACCAGGCCGATATGCTAAATAAAGTGCTCTCTACATATGAAAGCGAGCATGATCAAGACACCTCTAATGATGATGAATTGTCTTCACTATTCCAATCGCGGTTAACATTTTTGTGA
- the LOC131783575 gene encoding uncharacterized protein isoform X2, which produces MEGVSDEGARKNRHKPDHPRDQTYFETLQSSTSSDESTNLAIFYWLSDYTGTRKNRCKPDKEDDGDQTPSESLQVQYYSHGDTYTREQHILPCWLSTSTYMRKDHATLGLSPWQLPGHILPFWLATSTYMRKDHATLGLSPWQLLGRRVIHPIDDFLNELLWTGVRDTKLPNRTYLIASIKSKDGEDIFNKRFKNEPFRKHAEAVMLCDRDFRHAVSVHHDIEITLTLNYSPCSNCADELKTFYEKNRNIRSPIIQFSFLYRIEEEKNQHGLRNLREAGITLQAMNANSWREVGIDLELMALEGKEIITERDEDQADMLNKVLSTYESEHDQDTSNDDELSSLFQSRLTFL; this is translated from the exons ATGGAAGGAGTGTCTGACGAAG GTGCCCGGAAAAATAGACACAAGCCAGACCACCCTCGAGATCAGACTTATTTCGAAACTTTACAG AGCTCCACATCGAGCGATGAAAGCACGAATTTAGCCATTTTTTATTGGCTCTCAGACTACACAGGTACCCGGAAAAATAGATGTAAGCCAGACAAAGAGGACGATGGAGATCAGACTCCTTCGGAAAGTTTACAG GTTCAGTATTATAGCCACGGTGACACGTACACGCGCGAGCAACATATTCTGCCATGTTGGCTCTCTACTAGTACGTACATGCGAAAAGATCACGCAACGCTTGGGTTATCACCATGGCAACTACCTGGACATATTCTGCCATTTTGGCTCGCTACTAGTACGTACATGCGAAAAGATCACGCAACGCTTGGGTTATCACCATGGCAACTACTTGGACGGCGAGTTATCCATCCGATAG aCGATTTCTTGAATGAATTACTTTGGACTGGAGTCAGAGATACAAAATTGCCAAATCGTACCTACCTCATCGCTTCTATCAAATCCAAAGACGGAGAAGACATTTTCAATAAGCGCTTCAAAAACGAACCTTTTCGAAAACATGCAGAAGCAGTAATGCTTTGCGATCGTGACTTTCGTCACGCAGTATCTGTTCATCATGACATTGAAATCACTCTGACTTTAAACTACTCACCCTGTAGTAACTGTGCAgatgaattaaaaacattttatgaaaaGAACAGAAATATCAGAAGTCCCATCATCCAGTTTTCATTCTTATATCGtatagaagaagaaaaaaatcaacatggCCTCCGAAACCTAAGGGAAGCAGGTATAACCTTACAAGCTATGAATGCAAACTCGTGGCGTGAAGTTGGAATTGACCTTGAGTTGATGGCTTTAGAAGGTAAAGAAATAATAACGGAAAGAGACGAAGACCAGGCCGATATGCTAAATAAAGTGCTCTCTACATATGAAAGCGAGCATGATCAAGACACCTCTAATGATGATGAATTGTCTTCACTATTCCAATCGCGGTTAACATTTTTGTGA